One genomic segment of Rivularia sp. PCC 7116 includes these proteins:
- a CDS encoding peptidoglycan-binding protein, whose amino-acid sequence MAKNSFATLREGSTGDAVVNLQDCLKLVGVYSCKSNGVFDERTKAAVIKFQKNNAMTADGIVRRATMSALVRCWWY is encoded by the coding sequence ATGGCTAAGAATTCTTTTGCCACACTTAGGGAAGGTTCAACCGGAGATGCTGTAGTTAATTTGCAAGATTGTTTAAAGCTGGTTGGCGTTTACTCTTGCAAAAGTAATGGTGTTTTTGACGAAAGAACTAAAGCTGCTGTCATCAAATTTCAGAAAAATAATGCTATGACTGCTGACGGAATAGTCAGACGCGCTACCATGTCTGCATTAGTAAGATGTTGGTGGTATTAA